In Azospirillum ramasamyi, one DNA window encodes the following:
- a CDS encoding TRAP transporter small permease — MDIELQAMDVSPPHSAGWLTRMNAVLAKTGMYVAIVGLLAIVGVVFYQVFGRYVLNNSPTWAESLAIVLVLYVTLIGAAVGVRDAGHIGLESLLVMLSDTARRKVDILIYALVGTFGGCMAYNGWLLGSSVMSYTIPNLHISEAVRYVPLVLSGVLIVLFSIEHIVAILRGEEVKPSWN; from the coding sequence CCGGCTGGCTGACCCGGATGAACGCGGTGCTGGCCAAGACCGGCATGTATGTCGCCATCGTCGGTCTGCTGGCGATCGTCGGGGTCGTCTTTTATCAGGTGTTCGGCCGCTACGTGCTGAACAACTCGCCGACATGGGCGGAAAGCCTGGCCATCGTGCTGGTGCTGTACGTCACCCTGATCGGTGCCGCCGTCGGGGTCCGCGACGCCGGCCATATCGGGCTCGAATCCCTCTTGGTGATGCTGTCCGACACCGCGCGGCGCAAGGTCGACATCCTCATCTACGCGCTGGTCGGAACCTTCGGCGGCTGCATGGCCTACAACGGCTGGCTGCTCGGCAGTTCGGTCATGTCCTACACGATCCCGAACCTTCACATCTCGGAAGCCGTGCGCTACGTGCCGCTGGTCCTGTCGGGTGTGCTGATCGTCCTGTTCTCCATCGAGCACATCGTCGCCATCCTGCGCGGCGAGGAGGTCAAGCCGTCATGGAACTGA
- a CDS encoding TRAP transporter large permease — MELMILSITFFGFLILGIPVAFAIGLSALCTILYEGLPVAVVFQQMMSGMNVFSFLAIPFFVFSGELMLHGGVADKIVGAAKSMVGHIRGGLGMSNVVACTLFGGVAGSPVADVSAMGAVMIPMMKREGYHADYAVNVTTHAALVGALMPTSHNMIIYALAAGGKASIGSLIAAGLMPALLLMVCNLGAAYYVAVRRGYPSGTFPGWDILLRSFAAALPGMLIVVIILAGITSGVFTATESASVAVIYALLLTTLVYRTLSLEKFLAAAAKTVKTTGVVLLLIGVSTMFQYLMGLYEVADMTGELLAGISTNPIVIFLLINIILFLLGTFMDMASTILICTPIFLPIAMAYGMDPVQFGIVMLINCALGLNTPPVGTTQFIGCAIGGVSVGEVMRSITPFYGALFVALLLVTYVPGFSLWLPHLLMN; from the coding sequence ATGGAACTGATGATCCTCAGCATCACCTTCTTCGGCTTCCTCATCCTCGGCATCCCGGTCGCCTTCGCCATCGGCCTGTCGGCGCTCTGCACCATCCTCTATGAAGGCCTGCCCGTCGCGGTGGTCTTCCAGCAGATGATGTCGGGGATGAACGTCTTCTCGTTCCTGGCCATTCCCTTCTTCGTCTTCTCGGGCGAGCTGATGCTGCACGGCGGCGTCGCCGACAAGATCGTCGGCGCGGCGAAGAGCATGGTCGGCCACATCCGCGGCGGGCTCGGCATGTCCAACGTGGTGGCCTGCACCCTGTTCGGCGGCGTCGCCGGCTCCCCCGTCGCCGACGTGTCGGCCATGGGCGCGGTGATGATCCCGATGATGAAGCGGGAGGGCTACCACGCCGACTACGCGGTCAACGTCACCACCCACGCCGCGCTGGTCGGCGCGCTGATGCCGACCAGCCACAACATGATCATCTACGCGCTGGCCGCCGGCGGAAAGGCGTCCATCGGATCGCTGATCGCCGCGGGCCTGATGCCGGCGCTGCTGCTGATGGTCTGCAACCTGGGCGCCGCCTATTACGTCGCGGTCCGCCGCGGCTACCCGAGCGGAACCTTCCCCGGCTGGGACATCCTGCTGCGCAGCTTCGCCGCCGCCCTGCCGGGCATGCTGATCGTCGTCATCATCCTGGCCGGCATCACCAGCGGCGTGTTCACCGCGACCGAATCGGCCTCCGTGGCCGTGATCTACGCGCTGCTGCTGACCACGCTGGTCTACCGCACGCTGAGCCTGGAGAAGTTCCTGGCCGCCGCCGCCAAGACGGTGAAGACCACCGGCGTGGTGCTGCTGCTGATCGGCGTGTCGACGATGTTCCAGTACCTCATGGGGCTGTACGAGGTGGCGGACATGACCGGCGAACTGCTGGCCGGCATCTCGACCAACCCGATCGTCATCTTCCTGCTGATCAACATCATCCTGTTCCTGCTGGGCACCTTCATGGACATGGCCAGCACGATCCTGATCTGCACGCCGATCTTCCTGCCGATCGCCATGGCCTATGGCATGGACCCGGTGCAGTTCGGCATCGTGATGCTGATCAACTGCGCGCTCGGCCTAAACACCCCGCCGGTCGGCACCACCCAGTTCATCGGCTGCGCCATCGGCGGCGTGTCGGTCGGCGAGGTGATGCGCTCCATCACGCCCTTCTACGGGGCGCTGTTCGTGGCGCTGCTGCTGGTCACCTATGTTCCGGGCTTCTCGCTGTGGCTGCCGCATCTGCTGATGAACTGA
- a CDS encoding MDR family oxidoreductase gives MPGSFTAFVIADDNGKPKGSFTTLSPSDLPDHEVLVEVSHSTVNYKDGLAVTGKAKIARKLPMVAGIDLAGTVVESRSPAWKAGDRVVVNGWGLSETQWGGYSRYQRVKPEWLIRLPDVFTPEQAMGIGTAGYTAALCVDALERWGAIQPGGGEVLVTGAAGGVGSVAVALLAKRGYAVTATTGRPETHDYLRGLGAGGFIDRATLLEKGPPLQKERWAGGVDSVGGQTLVNALSQTVWGGAIAACGLAGSSDLPGTVLPHILRSVTLIGIDSVMAPADRRASAWVRLARDLDPGHLSAMYEVHPFADLPTLGERILAGQIRGRVVLDLSA, from the coding sequence ATTCCCGGTTCCTTCACCGCCTTCGTCATCGCCGACGACAACGGCAAGCCCAAGGGTTCCTTCACCACGCTTTCGCCGTCCGATCTGCCGGACCACGAGGTGCTGGTCGAGGTTTCCCATTCCACGGTCAACTACAAGGACGGGCTTGCCGTCACCGGAAAGGCGAAGATCGCCCGCAAACTGCCGATGGTGGCGGGGATCGATCTCGCCGGCACGGTGGTCGAGTCGCGCTCGCCAGCCTGGAAGGCCGGCGACCGGGTGGTGGTCAATGGCTGGGGCCTGTCGGAGACGCAATGGGGCGGCTACAGCCGCTATCAGCGGGTGAAGCCGGAATGGCTGATCCGCCTGCCCGACGTCTTCACACCGGAACAGGCGATGGGGATCGGCACCGCCGGCTACACCGCGGCGCTCTGCGTCGATGCGCTGGAACGCTGGGGCGCGATCCAGCCCGGCGGCGGCGAGGTGCTGGTCACCGGCGCGGCCGGCGGCGTCGGATCGGTGGCGGTCGCCCTGCTGGCCAAGCGCGGCTATGCCGTCACCGCCACCACCGGGCGGCCGGAGACGCACGACTATCTGCGCGGCCTGGGCGCCGGCGGCTTCATCGACCGCGCCACCCTGCTTGAGAAGGGGCCGCCCCTGCAGAAGGAGCGCTGGGCCGGCGGCGTCGATTCGGTGGGCGGCCAGACGCTGGTAAACGCCCTGTCGCAGACGGTGTGGGGCGGGGCCATCGCCGCCTGCGGGCTTGCCGGCTCGTCCGACCTGCCCGGCACGGTGCTTCCGCACATCCTGCGCAGCGTGACGCTGATCGGCATCGACTCGGTGATGGCCCCGGCCGACCGCCGCGCATCCGCCTGGGTAAGGCTGGCCCGCGACCTCGACCCCGGCCACCTGTCCGCGATGTACGAGGTCCATCCCTTCGCCGACCTGCCGACGCTGGGCGAACGCATCCTGGCCGGCCAGATCCGCGGCCGGGTGGTTCTGGACCTGTCCGCCTGA
- a CDS encoding DUF4347 domain-containing protein translates to MHGIILADAGLADIDALIGRHAPDVTVIRVAGDEDALGLLADALEAGPAAVHLIAHGAPGVVRLGAMPLDISALLDRRWPDASGTEILIHACDVGAGADGRSFVECLAAVTGARVAAASHPVGHADQGGSWELDVVTGQILTARPFAGADVWPHRLAYSGTPSAGNDTLVGDNGGNVINGLAGNDSIVGGTGNDSLIGGLGDDTLVGGGNSGVAAGDTMNGGLGADHYVGGSGFNIVTYEDATTGITLDLGNGANNTGEAAGDTFENIQRWIGSEYADSMTAGDTAVWFWGHGGDDIEHGGAGNDTLEAGDGNDSVFGGGGNDLIYGRADNDELHGQDGNDTVAGGGGADLIHGDAGNDLLKGDWERDTIHGGDGDDTILAGIVTAGSYAQTQADTIFGEAGNDRYIVVSQYDAGTVSFDGGTGTDTLEVRSDNLTSYNGYDLEYYTDVASPRIDISGMTLTSVETLALTGSQRHTVTMTAAQANGFTSITGAVTGDAFAIAGASLSGTVGTGSGGTLQAGQVQAETVNGVTLVHVGLDAAAGADVTLRIAGSFAASSIGLSGNTITLGQAGSGGNTGGGNPGGSSGGLTLTGTDARDYLAGGAGNDVIIGNGGNDYMVGGAGSDSFVFKPGDGWDYVADFQAGSGGDVLNVAGWTGLTDFTAVMAAATQEGANTIVRFDDNNSVTLENVTRSSLTAANFSFLNASPGGSTGGGSTGGVSGQMITGTSAGEYLAGGSGNDTITGNGGNDYMIGGAGRDTFVQGAADGWDCIGDFQAGSGGDVIDLRSIAGFSSLNDVLTHSVQSGADLSIDFGSTSTIKLMGVDRSMLTAENFLFANPIG, encoded by the coding sequence ATGCACGGGATCATTCTTGCCGACGCCGGGCTGGCCGATATCGACGCGTTGATCGGCCGGCACGCGCCGGATGTGACGGTGATCCGGGTGGCCGGCGACGAGGACGCCCTCGGCCTGCTTGCCGACGCCCTGGAGGCGGGGCCGGCCGCGGTCCACCTGATCGCCCACGGCGCGCCGGGCGTGGTGAGGCTGGGGGCGATGCCGCTCGACATCAGCGCCCTGTTGGACCGCCGCTGGCCCGATGCGAGCGGCACCGAGATCCTGATCCATGCCTGCGACGTCGGCGCCGGGGCTGACGGCCGCAGCTTCGTGGAATGCCTGGCCGCCGTCACCGGCGCGCGCGTCGCCGCCGCCAGCCATCCGGTCGGCCATGCGGACCAGGGCGGTTCCTGGGAGCTCGACGTGGTGACCGGCCAGATTTTGACGGCGCGGCCCTTCGCGGGCGCCGACGTGTGGCCGCACCGGCTGGCCTACAGCGGCACCCCGTCGGCGGGCAACGACACGCTGGTCGGCGACAATGGCGGCAACGTCATCAATGGACTGGCCGGCAACGACAGCATTGTCGGCGGCACCGGCAACGACAGCCTGATCGGCGGGCTTGGCGACGACACGCTGGTCGGCGGCGGCAACAGCGGCGTGGCGGCCGGCGACACCATGAACGGCGGGCTGGGCGCCGACCATTATGTCGGCGGCAGCGGCTTCAACATCGTCACCTACGAGGACGCCACCACCGGCATCACGCTGGACCTGGGCAACGGCGCCAACAACACCGGCGAGGCGGCCGGCGACACCTTCGAGAACATCCAGCGCTGGATCGGCTCCGAATATGCCGACAGCATGACGGCGGGCGACACGGCGGTGTGGTTCTGGGGCCATGGCGGCGACGACATCGAGCATGGCGGGGCCGGCAACGACACGCTGGAGGCCGGCGACGGCAACGACAGCGTCTTCGGCGGCGGCGGCAACGACCTGATCTATGGCCGCGCCGACAATGACGAACTGCATGGCCAGGACGGCAACGACACGGTGGCCGGCGGCGGCGGCGCCGACCTGATCCATGGCGATGCCGGCAACGACCTGCTGAAGGGCGACTGGGAACGCGACACCATCCATGGCGGCGACGGCGACGACACCATCCTGGCCGGCATCGTCACCGCCGGCAGCTATGCCCAGACCCAGGCCGACACGATCTTCGGCGAGGCCGGCAACGACCGCTACATCGTCGTCAGCCAGTATGACGCCGGCACCGTCAGCTTCGACGGCGGCACCGGCACCGACACGCTGGAGGTCCGGTCCGACAACCTGACCAGCTACAACGGCTACGACCTGGAATACTATACCGACGTCGCCTCCCCGAGGATCGACATCAGCGGGATGACGCTGACCAGCGTCGAGACGCTGGCCCTGACCGGCAGCCAGCGCCACACCGTGACGATGACGGCGGCCCAGGCCAATGGCTTCACCAGCATAACCGGCGCGGTCACCGGCGACGCCTTCGCCATCGCCGGTGCGTCGCTGTCGGGTACCGTGGGCACCGGCAGCGGCGGCACCCTCCAGGCCGGTCAGGTCCAGGCGGAGACGGTGAACGGCGTCACCCTGGTCCATGTCGGGCTGGACGCCGCCGCCGGGGCCGACGTGACCCTGCGCATCGCCGGCAGCTTCGCCGCGTCGAGCATCGGCCTGTCCGGCAACACCATCACGCTGGGGCAGGCCGGGTCCGGCGGCAACACGGGCGGGGGCAACCCCGGCGGCTCCTCCGGCGGCCTGACGCTGACCGGCACCGATGCCCGCGACTATCTGGCCGGCGGCGCCGGCAACGACGTCATCATCGGCAACGGCGGCAACGACTACATGGTCGGCGGGGCCGGCAGCGACAGCTTCGTCTTCAAGCCCGGCGACGGCTGGGACTATGTCGCCGACTTCCAGGCCGGCAGCGGCGGCGACGTGCTGAATGTCGCGGGTTGGACCGGGCTGACCGACTTCACCGCGGTGATGGCCGCCGCCACCCAGGAGGGCGCCAACACCATCGTCCGCTTCGACGACAACAACAGCGTCACCCTGGAAAACGTCACCCGCAGCAGCCTGACCGCCGCCAACTTCTCGTTCCTCAATGCCTCCCCCGGCGGAAGCACGGGTGGCGGCTCCACCGGCGGCGTTTCGGGCCAGATGATCACCGGCACCTCCGCCGGGGAGTATCTGGCCGGCGGCAGCGGCAACGACACCATCACCGGCAATGGCGGCAACGACTATATGATCGGCGGCGCCGGGCGGGATACCTTCGTCCAGGGTGCGGCCGATGGTTGGGACTGCATCGGCGATTTCCAGGCCGGCAGCGGCGGCGACGTGATCGACCTGCGCAGCATCGCCGGCTTCTCCAGCCTGAACGACGTGCTGACCCACTCGGTCCAGAGCGGGGCCGACCTGTCGATCGATTTCGGCAGCACCAGCACCATCAAGCTGATGGGCGTCGACCGCAGCATGCTGACGGCGGAGAACTTCCTGTTCGCCAACCCGATCGGCTGA
- the bluB gene encoding 5,6-dimethylbenzimidazole synthase, with translation MDEDFTPAERDALYKAIFSRRDVRGQFRPDPVPDEVLNRILLAAHHAPSVGFMQPWNFIVITDKEVKSRIHADFARANEEAAAMFEGERRGLYSRLKLEGIREAPVNLCITCDRERSGPVVLGRTHMPAMDLYSCVCAVQNLWLAARAEGLGVGWVSILHEDALRNALGIPERIVPIAYLCLGRVTHFEATPELETKGWRKRLPLEDLVFRDRWQEEKQGE, from the coding sequence ATGGATGAAGACTTCACCCCGGCGGAGCGCGACGCGCTCTACAAGGCGATCTTTTCCCGCCGCGACGTGCGCGGGCAGTTCCGGCCCGACCCGGTGCCGGACGAGGTGCTGAACCGCATCCTGCTGGCCGCCCACCATGCGCCGTCGGTCGGCTTCATGCAGCCCTGGAACTTCATCGTCATCACCGACAAGGAGGTGAAGTCCCGCATCCACGCCGATTTCGCCCGCGCCAACGAGGAAGCGGCGGCGATGTTCGAAGGGGAGCGCCGCGGCCTCTACAGCCGCCTGAAGCTGGAGGGCATCCGCGAGGCGCCGGTCAATCTCTGCATCACCTGCGACCGCGAGCGCTCCGGCCCGGTGGTGCTGGGCCGCACCCACATGCCGGCGATGGACCTCTACAGCTGCGTCTGCGCCGTGCAGAATCTGTGGCTGGCGGCGCGGGCGGAAGGGCTGGGAGTCGGCTGGGTCAGCATCCTGCACGAGGACGCGCTGCGGAACGCGCTGGGCATCCCGGAGCGGATCGTTCCGATCGCCTATCTCTGCCTCGGCCGCGTCACCCATTTCGAGGCGACGCCGGAGCTGGAAACCAAGGGCTGGCGCAAGCGCCTGCCGCTGGAGGATCTGGTGTTCCGCGACCGCTGGCAGGAGGAGAAGCAGGGAGAGTGA
- a CDS encoding cobyrinate a,c-diamide synthase, translating to MPEGRMASGLIIAAPASGTGKTTLTLGLLAALRARGVAVGAVKSGPDYIDPAFHRAATGRPSVNLDSWAMGPDLLDGLAARAAEGADLLVCEALMGLFDGVAGVGATGTGSTAEIAARTGWPVLLVVNAKGQSQSAAALVKGFATYRDDVTIGGVVLNNVGSPRHTALAGTAIEALGIPVLGSLPRAPDLSLPERHLGLVQADETEGLADRLAALGRFVAEHVDLDRVVALAKPSKAGPGSDAPALPPPGQRIAIARDAAFTFVYPHLTAGWQAAGAELRFFSPLADEPPPPDADAVYLPGGYPELHAGRLAANHAFRDGLRAAVERVPVYGECGGYMVMGETLEDADGVTHPMTGLLGVRTSFAKRRLHLGYRRAALLADGPLGPAGSPLMGHEFHYASTLARGDDAPLLHATAADGSDLGALGSRRGLALGSFVHLIARGATAHG from the coding sequence ATGCCGGAGGGAAGAATGGCTAGCGGTCTCATCATCGCCGCTCCGGCATCGGGCACCGGCAAGACGACGCTGACGCTGGGCCTGCTGGCGGCGCTCCGCGCCCGCGGCGTGGCGGTGGGAGCGGTGAAGTCGGGGCCGGACTACATCGACCCGGCCTTCCACCGCGCCGCCACCGGCCGTCCCAGCGTGAACCTCGACAGCTGGGCGATGGGGCCGGACCTGCTGGACGGGCTGGCCGCCCGCGCCGCCGAGGGCGCCGATCTGCTGGTCTGCGAGGCGCTGATGGGGCTGTTCGACGGCGTGGCCGGGGTCGGCGCCACCGGCACCGGCTCGACGGCGGAGATCGCGGCGCGCACCGGCTGGCCGGTCCTGCTGGTGGTCAACGCCAAGGGACAGTCGCAATCGGCCGCGGCCCTGGTGAAGGGCTTCGCCACATACCGCGACGACGTGACCATCGGCGGCGTCGTGCTGAACAATGTCGGCAGCCCGCGCCACACCGCACTCGCCGGCACCGCCATCGAGGCGCTGGGGATTCCCGTCCTTGGTTCCCTGCCCCGCGCGCCGGATCTCAGCCTGCCCGAACGCCATCTCGGCCTTGTCCAGGCCGACGAGACGGAGGGGCTGGCCGACCGGCTGGCGGCGCTCGGCCGTTTCGTCGCGGAGCATGTCGATCTCGACCGCGTCGTCGCGCTGGCGAAACCGTCGAAGGCCGGGCCGGGCAGCGACGCCCCCGCCCTGCCGCCGCCGGGCCAGCGCATCGCCATCGCGCGGGATGCCGCCTTCACCTTCGTCTATCCGCATTTGACCGCCGGCTGGCAGGCCGCCGGGGCGGAGCTGCGTTTCTTCTCCCCCCTGGCGGACGAGCCGCCCCCGCCGGATGCGGACGCCGTCTATCTGCCCGGCGGCTATCCGGAGCTGCATGCCGGGCGCCTCGCCGCCAACCACGCCTTCCGCGACGGCTTGCGTGCGGCGGTGGAGCGGGTGCCGGTCTATGGCGAGTGCGGCGGCTACATGGTGATGGGGGAAACGCTGGAGGATGCCGACGGCGTCACCCACCCGATGACCGGGCTGCTGGGGGTGCGCACCTCCTTCGCCAAGCGGCGCCTGCATCTGGGCTATCGCCGCGCGGCGCTGCTGGCCGACGGGCCGCTGGGTCCGGCGGGATCGCCGCTGATGGGGCACGAGTTCCACTATGCCTCGACCCTCGCCCGCGGCGACGACGCGCCGCTGCTGCATGCGACGGCGGCGGACGGCAGCGACCTGGGCGCGCTGGGCAGCCGGCGCGGGCTGGCGCTGGGATCCTTCGTCCACCTGATCGCGCGGGGGGCGACGGCGCATGGATGA
- the cobA gene encoding uroporphyrinogen-III C-methyltransferase has product MSSEWSIPESVLVPFAPGSVWLAGSGPGDPGLLTLLALQGLRQADVIVHDALVGERIMALAGPSARLEFAGKRGGRPSAHQDDITNRLIELAKEGHRVLRLKGGDPFVFGRGGEEAQALAAEGIPFRIVPGITSGLAGPAYAGIPATHRDTNQAVILATGHSLGGGPDWRALAATRAPLILYMGWKALPTIAAELMAGGLSADTPVGVVTEATTPNQKSLVTSLGACVADLAASGLEPPAIIVIGEVVRLRPALEWLPAQAALRNAGGKNG; this is encoded by the coding sequence ATGTCGTCTGAGTGGTCCATTCCCGAAAGCGTCCTGGTCCCCTTCGCCCCCGGCAGCGTCTGGCTGGCCGGGTCCGGTCCCGGCGATCCCGGCCTGCTGACCCTGCTGGCCCTGCAAGGTCTAAGGCAAGCCGACGTCATCGTCCATGACGCGCTGGTCGGCGAACGGATCATGGCGCTGGCCGGCCCGTCGGCAAGGCTGGAGTTCGCCGGAAAGCGCGGCGGCCGCCCCTCCGCCCATCAGGACGACATCACCAACCGCCTGATCGAACTGGCGAAGGAAGGGCACCGCGTGCTTCGCCTGAAGGGCGGCGACCCCTTCGTCTTCGGCCGCGGCGGCGAAGAGGCGCAGGCGCTGGCGGCGGAGGGCATCCCTTTCCGCATCGTGCCGGGCATCACGTCGGGCCTCGCCGGCCCGGCCTATGCAGGCATCCCGGCGACCCACCGCGACACCAACCAGGCGGTGATCCTGGCGACCGGCCATTCGCTGGGCGGCGGGCCGGACTGGCGGGCGCTGGCCGCGACCAGGGCGCCGCTGATCCTCTATATGGGCTGGAAGGCGCTGCCCACCATCGCGGCGGAGCTGATGGCCGGCGGCCTGTCCGCCGATACCCCCGTCGGCGTGGTGACGGAGGCGACGACCCCCAACCAGAAGAGCCTCGTCACCAGCCTCGGGGCCTGCGTCGCCGATCTGGCGGCGAGCGGGCTGGAGCCGCCCGCCATCATCGTGATCGGCGAGGTGGTGCGGCTGCGCCCGGCGCTGGAATGGCTGCCGGCCCAGGCGGCGTTGCGGAATGCCGGAGGGAAGAATGGCTAG
- a CDS encoding cobalt-precorrin-5B (C(1))-methyltransferase → MSEHATPLRRGWTTGTCATAAARAAADALFGREFPDPVTVTLPGGQTPAFALAVTERGEGSDGPWAAAGVVKDAGDDPDVTHGALVRARVWRGAPGSGVSFRAGPGVGTVTLPGLPLAVGEPAINPVPRSMIARAVGEAAAEAGQPADLVVEVGVENGERLARRTMNGRLGILGGLSILGTTGIVVPYSCAAWIASIQRGIDVARAAGLSHVAACTGDLSEKAVVARYGLSEQALIDMGDFAGGTLKYLRRHPIPRLTLCGGFAKFGKLARGLMDLHSKRNSVDFDWLAGRLAELGAGPDLIARARGANTAAQVLGMADAAGLPLADHVAELARRAAQDVLEDAPVAVEVLVTDRQGRIVGVAHSPNPR, encoded by the coding sequence ATGTCGGAGCATGCTACACCCTTGCGCCGAGGCTGGACGACGGGAACCTGCGCCACCGCGGCGGCGCGTGCGGCGGCGGACGCTCTGTTCGGCCGGGAGTTCCCCGACCCGGTGACCGTGACCCTGCCCGGCGGCCAGACCCCGGCCTTCGCGCTGGCGGTGACGGAGCGGGGGGAGGGGTCGGACGGACCCTGGGCCGCGGCCGGCGTGGTCAAGGATGCCGGCGACGACCCCGACGTGACCCATGGCGCGCTGGTGCGGGCGCGGGTCTGGCGCGGCGCCCCCGGCAGCGGCGTGAGTTTCCGCGCCGGCCCCGGCGTCGGCACCGTGACCCTGCCCGGACTGCCCCTGGCCGTCGGCGAACCGGCGATCAACCCGGTGCCGCGCAGCATGATCGCCCGGGCGGTGGGGGAGGCGGCGGCCGAGGCAGGACAGCCCGCGGATCTCGTGGTCGAGGTCGGGGTGGAGAATGGCGAGCGGCTCGCCCGGCGCACCATGAACGGGCGGCTCGGCATCCTCGGCGGGCTGTCGATCCTGGGGACCACGGGGATCGTCGTGCCCTATTCCTGCGCGGCCTGGATCGCGTCGATCCAGCGCGGCATCGACGTGGCGCGGGCCGCCGGGCTGAGCCATGTCGCCGCCTGCACCGGCGACCTGTCGGAAAAGGCGGTGGTGGCGCGCTATGGCCTGTCCGAACAGGCGCTGATCGACATGGGCGATTTCGCCGGCGGCACGCTGAAATACCTGCGCCGGCACCCCATTCCCCGCCTGACCCTGTGCGGCGGCTTCGCCAAGTTCGGCAAGCTGGCGCGCGGGCTGATGGATCTGCACAGCAAGCGCAACAGCGTGGATTTCGACTGGCTGGCCGGGCGGCTGGCGGAGCTGGGCGCCGGGCCGGACCTGATCGCCCGGGCGCGCGGCGCCAACACGGCGGCGCAGGTGCTTGGCATGGCGGACGCCGCCGGCCTGCCGCTGGCCGACCATGTGGCGGAACTGGCCCGCCGCGCCGCGCAGGATGTGCTGGAGGATGCACCGGTCGCCGTCGAGGTGCTCGTCACCGACCGGCAGGGGCGCATCGTCGGGGTTGCTCACTCCCCCAATCCCCGATAG